A genomic region of Alligator mississippiensis isolate rAllMis1 chromosome 4, rAllMis1, whole genome shotgun sequence contains the following coding sequences:
- the LOC109285137 gene encoding uncharacterized protein LOC109285137, whose protein sequence is MTVPGWTGVSALTLGVGGLLLSLLFPRQPGPKVQVTTAPSSWARLGSGAQLHCRFTVEGPVVLDSVRVQWYLGERKVAWYDRGRSQAQSGASLPSEKELQSGDASLSLAVVTPWDKGLYKCVVWHKEHQHQGKTRLHLLVGPTISIPRPQAVAGKETSLLCHVVGFFPMDVDVVWLRDGQVQKGFTRSSPQRKLDGTFSLTLNYTFTPNLHDTGSVFSCRVYHEVLGQSLQEDVSLDILAAPTISIPRQPAVVGMRTSLLCHIRGFLPKDVDVVWLRDGQVLKDSTRSSPQMNPDGTFDLTLTYTFTPACSDASSVFSCHVHHAALGQPLQEDVILDILAAPTISIPRQPAVVGMRTSLLCHIRGFLPKDVDVVWLRDGQVLKDSTRSSPQMNPDGTFDLTLTYTFTPACSDASSVFSCHVHHAALGQPLQEDVILDILAAPTISIPRQPAVVGMKTSLLCHIRGFLPKDVDVVWLRDGQVLKDSTHSSPQMNPDGTFDLTLTYTFTPACSDASSVFSCHVHHVALGQPLQEDVTLVILAAPTISTRRQQGIADAETSLLCHVGGFFPEEVDVVWLRDGQVLKGSTRSSPQTNPDGTFSLTLTYTFTPTHSDASSVFSCHVHHAALGQPLKENVSLGIRVQSTDVDQTRTLIIAIIIIAGTVVIIIISCHTNRRKGWAVSYSISEVAGPERCLLGQEVTLRCSMEGTFPEDVTIKWEWIHSEDRTVPESNQPQSSSAPRVCRVTEERAGTRLTSSLNFTPTLQDDGARVRCLFLHETKLIREERVSPEIRVWARPQVSEIQVLPEWDPRDKVPFAVQLHNFYPREVPPIQWGWDGAGSWREDPAQIDKNADGTFTATSVWRVPSRSLTRPELRVRVCVQHGPREPPIERELSLRAVGLLRPPDVSDISQPESMAKGKGVTLSCRIAGHFPGELSVTWLRRGEGEDTAVILRDSADFRVEPGTAVLARDGKSFQQETRLTLWTSRDQGAEYICRVAHLALETPTEKSSTCHLHLPDRGEGSQLQDLVPRQPVTVQSFVSGSYIRQLVMPWLGKRARKKEPRPLENSDDHGVLTPAPSQAPDGKSYSVESKLCVPSMEPEDAGVENHGHMEHEALKEPTSRSSEQLPHQGLSESPRASKS, encoded by the exons ATGACTGTGCCAGGATGGACCGGAGTCTCGGCCCTGACCCTCGGGGTTGGGGGCCTGCTCCTGAGTCTCCTCTTCCCGAGGCAACCAG GTCCCAAGGTCCAGGTGACCACTGCACCCTCCTCCTGGGCCCGTCTGGGCTCGGGGGCCCAGCTGCATTGCCGGTTCACTGTTGAGGGGCCAGTGGTCCTGGACTCCGTGCGGGTGCAGTGGTATTTAGGGGAGCGGAAGGTGGCCTGGTACGACcggggcaggagccaggcccaGTCCGGAGCCAGCCTGCCATCAGAGAAGGAGCTGCAAAGTGGAGATGCCTCCCTGTCACTGGCTGTGGTGACCCCATGGGACAAGGGCTTGTACAAGTGTGTCGTGTGGCACAAGGAACATCAGCACCAGGGAAAGACCCGACTGCACCTGCTTG TTGGCCCAACAATCTCCATCCCAAGACCACAAGCTGTGGCCGGTAAGGAAACATCGCTCCTGTGCCATGTGGTGGGGTTCTTCCCCATGGATGTGGACGTGGTGTGGCTGAGAGACGGGCAGGTCCAGAAGGGCTTCACTCGCTCCAGCCCCCAAAGAAAACTGGATGGGACCTTCAGCCTCACCCTGAACTACACCTTCACTCCTAACCTGCACGACACTGGCAGTGTCTTCTCCTGCCGCGTCTACCATGAGGTTCTGGGGCAGTCACTGCAGGAGGACGTCTCCCTGGACATCCTAG ctgccccGACGATCTCCATCCCAAGACAACCAGCCGTGGTGGGCATGAGGACCTCCCTCCTGTGCCACATCAGGGGGTTCTTGCCCAAGGACGTGGATGTGGTGTGGCTGAGAGATGGGCAGGTCCTGAAGGACTCCACCCGCTCCAGCCCTCAAATGAACCCAGACGGGACCTTTGACCTCACCCTGACCTACACCTTCACCCCCGCCTGCAGCGATGCCAGCAGTGTTTTCTCCTGCCACGTCCACCATGCGGCTCTGGGGCAGCCACTGCAGGAGGACGTCATCCTGGACATCCTAG ctgccccGACGATCTCCATCCCAAGACAACCAGCCGTGGTGGGCATGAGGACCTCCCTCCTGTGCCACATCAGGGGGTTCTTGCCCAAGGACGTGGATGTGGTGTGGCTGAGAGATGGGCAGGTCCTGAAGGACTCCACCCGCTCCAGCCCTCAAATGAACCCAGACGGGACCTTTGACCTCACCCTGACCTACACCTTCACCCCCGCCTGCAGCGATGCCAGCAGTGTTTTCTCCTGCCACGTCCACCATGCGGCTCTGGGGCAGCCACTGCAGGAGGACGTCATCCTGGACATCCTAG ctgccccGACAATCTCCATCCCAAGACAACCAGCCGTGGTGGGCATGAAGACCTCCCTCCTGTGCCACATCAGGGGGTTCTTGCCCAAGGACGTGGATGTGGTGTGGCTGAGAGATGGGCAGGTCCTGAAGGACTCCACACACTCCAGCCCTCAAATGAACCCAGACGGGACCTTCGACCTCACCCTGACCTACACCTTCACCCCCGCCTGCAGCGATGCCAGCAGTGTTTTCTCCTGCCACGTCCACCATGTGGCTCTGGGGCAGCCACTGCAGGAGGACGTCACCCTGGTCATCCTAG CTGCACCAACAATCTCCACCCGAAGACAACAGGGCATTGCAGATGCCGAGACCTCTCTCCTGTGCCACGTGGGGGGCTTCTTCCCCGAGGAGGTGGACGTGGTGTGGCTGAGAGACGGGCAGGTCCTGAAGGGCTCCACCCGCTCCAGCCCCCAGACAAACCCGGATGGGACCTTCAGCCTCACCCTGACCTACACCTTCACCCCCACTCACAGCGATGCCAGCAGCGTCTTCTCCTGTCACGTTCACCATGCGGCTCTGGGGCAGCCACTAAAGGAAAACGTCTCCCTGGGCATCCGAG TACAGAGCACAGACGTGGATCAAACCAGAACACTGATCATAGCCATCATAATCATAGCAGGAACCGTGGTCATCATAATCATTTCCTGCCATACAAATAGGAGAAAAG GCTGGGCAGTCTCATACTCCATCTCGGAGGTGGCTGGGCCAGAGCGGTGCCTGCTGGGCCAGGAGGTGACCCTGCGCTGCTCCATGGAGGGGACGTTCCCTGAGGATGTCACCATCAAGTGGGAGTGGATCCACAGTGAGGACAGGACCGTGCCTGAGAGCAACCAGCCGCAGTCCTCATCCGCTCCCAGGGTCTGCAGAGTGACAGAGGAGAGAGCTGGGACCCGCCTCACGTCCTCCCTGAACTTCACCCCCACGCTGCAGGACGACGGGGCGCGGGTCCGGTGCCTCTTCCTCCATGAGACCAAACTGATCAGAGAGGAGCGAGTGTCCCCGGAGATCCGGGTGTGGG CCCGGCCGCAGGTGTCTGAGATCCAGGTGTTGCCAGAGTGGGACCCCCGCGACAAGGTGCCGTTTGCTGTCCAGCTCCACAACTTCTACCCCAGGGAGGTGCCCCCgatccagtggggctgggacgGGGCCGGGAGCTGGAGGGAAGACCCCGCGCAGATAGACAAGAACGCGGACGGCACGTTCACCGCGACGAGCGTCTGGAGAGTGCCCAGCCGGAGCCTGACCCGGCCGGAGCTGCGAGTGCGAGTGTGCGTCCAGCACGGCCCCAGAGAGCCCCCGATCGAGAGAGAGCTCAGCCTGAGGGCCGTGG gTCTCCTGCGGCCCCCGGACGTGTCCGACATCTCCCAGCCCGAGTCCATGGCCAAGGGGAAGGGAGTCACCCTGAGCTGCCGCATCGCGGGGCATTTCCCGGGGGAGCTGAGCGTGACCTGGCTGCGGAGGGGCGAGGGGGAGGACACTGCTGTGATCCTGCGGGACTCGGCTGACTTCAGGGTGGAGCCCGGCACGGCCGTCCTGGCACGGGACGGGAAGAGCTTCCAGCAGGAGACCAGACTCACCCTCTGGACATCCAGGGACCAGGGGGCAGAGTACATCTGCCGTGTGGCACACCTCGCCCTGGAgacccccactgagaagagcagCA CCTGCCATCTGCACCTTCCAGACCGGGgggagggctcccagctgcaggacctggTCCCCAGGCAGCCGGTCACTGTGCAGAGCTTTGTATCAGGCTCCTACATCAGGCAGCTGGTGATGCCCTGGCTGGGAAAGAGAGCAAGAAAGAAGGAGCCCAGGCCCCTGGAGAACTCAGATGACCACGGTGTCCTCACTCCGGCCCCCAGCCAAGCACCAGATGGGAAGTCCTACAGCGTGGAGTCCAAGCTGTGTGTTCCCTCCATGGAGCCTGAGGATGCTGGAGTGGAGAACCATGGCCATATGGAGCACGAGGCCCTGAAGGAGCCCACGTCCAGGTCCAGCGAGCAGCTGCCACATCAGG GTCTTTCAGAGTCCCCCAGAGCCTCCAAGAGCTGA